A region of the Polynucleobacter sp. MWH-Braz-FAM2G genome:
TAACCCAAACTCACCATATAAAACGGTCCAAGATATCGTTGCTGCAGCTAAAGCGAAGCCTGGTGTACTTACCTTCTCTTCAGGCGGCATAGGTGGTAGCCATCAATTATCAGCAGAATTATTCAAACAAAATGCTGGCATCGATATGATTCACGTGCCCTATAAGAGTGGGTCAGCTGGATTAACTGATCTCATGGCAGGCAATGTCACCATGATGTTCGATCAAATGTATTCAGCAATGCCCAGCATTAAAGCTGATAAGTTGCGCCCCATTGCCATAACCAGCAAGAAGCGCTCTCCTTTATTACCCAATGTACCCACATTCGCTGAAGCAGGCTATCCAAAAGTCGAAGTATTAAATTGGCAAGGGTTGATTGCCCCCAAAGGAACACCAAAACCAATTATTGATAAATTAAATGCCGCAGCCAATGAAGCCCTCAAAGATCCTCAGTTAAGAGAGTTGATGCTCTCGCAAGGTAATGAGATAGGCGGAGGGAGTCCTGCCGAGTTTGCCGCCCTCATTAAAGCCGAGGCCGCCAAGTGGAGTGCGGTTGTAAAAACCGCGAATATCAAACCAGAGTAAAGATGTAAATCGACAAGAACATTAGGGGCTCTAAGCCCCTAATTTTATTTGAGCGCTTGATAAGTCAAAATACCCAGGAAAGTAAGTACAAGTGAGCCAATCAGGTGCAACAAAGCAGTACCCAACGCCCAAGTAAACTCTCCACGCTGAATAAAACCAACCACCTCAGCAGAAAAACTAGAGAAAGTGGTAAGACCCCCTAAGAAGCCAGTCACTACCAACAAGCGCCATTCTGGTGACAGCTGCGGATTATTTCCAAAAAACGCAACAGCAAGTCCTACTAGGTAGCCGCCCACCAAATTTGAAATCAGAGTTCCCATAGGAATAACTGAAGCAAAACCCACAGTTAAGAAATTAAATCCCGCTCTTAGCAAAGCCCCTAGACCTGCGCCAAAGAAGATTGCAAGGATAGATACCCACATAGTCCGCTCTTTATTGAATGGAAAAACCCAGCATGCTGATTGAACTCATTTCAATTCCATCAATAAATACTTTGGCGCGCTCATCTTCTTGCTGTAAAGCCAAAGTGTATAAAGCGGGCCAATAGTGCTCTGCAGTTGGAATTGATAAATGAGCTGCTTCACCATAGCGCCCCCAATCAATCAGCTGATCATGATGATTTGCATGAATTTCAGAGGCAAAAAATTCATTGAAGTCTTTTGCCCAAGGATACGGCTCTGCCCCATCTTGCCAATGAATAGTGCGCAAGTTATGAACGATATTACCGCTAGACAAAATCAATATATTTTCATCTCGTAAAGGGCGAAGTTGTTTGGCTAACTCGTAATGCTCCCTTGCAGACATTGAGCCATCCAGACTTAACTGCACTACTGGTACATCAGCATTGGGGTAGATATATTTCAGAATCGACCAAGCCCCATGATCGATGCCCCACTCATTTTCTTCGAGCACTACGGGGACGCTCAATAACTCTTGAACGCGATCAGCTAAAGCAGGGCTTCCTGGCGCTGGATATTGAATATCAAATAGCGCCTGAGGAAAGCCGCCAAAATCGTGAATAGTTTTTGGATTTTTCATTGCAGTAACCCAAGTTCCTCGAGTTACCCAATGCGCAGAAATTACTAGGACAGCGTCAGGACGCTTTAATGACTTTCCAAGAGCCGTCCATGCCGCGGTATAGCGATTAGGCTCTATGGCATACATCGGACTGCCATGGCCAGCAAATACTGCAGGTTGGCGATGGCTAGTCATTGATACTGATTAACCGAATACGTAACCTGTATGAGCCGCAACCAATGCGAACAAAATAGCCAAGCTGGTGGCAGCTGCCAACATGATGATCAGAGTGATGATCTTTTTATTAACTTCTTCTTTAGATTCGTTATGCCATTCGTTCATGCTAAATCCTCTGTAAACACATTAATGAATAGTGTAATTATCCACTATCGACCGCGACCAGCCTTACGCATCATACCTTTTCCCCCGCCAAAGCCTGCCTGAGGCCTTCCTGCTGGGCCAGGAGGTCCTTTTGGAGCAGGTGGACGGGCTGGAGGCTTAGCAATTGCGGCTTTAATCGGGTTTTTTGATTCAGGTTTCTTTTCGTCTGTCACTTTGAGCTCCTATGGATATCATATTGCCATGATTACCGACTATTCTATCCAAGCCGTCGCCATTAATGCGATTCCCTTGATTTTTGCCATCACCATCCATGAGGCAGCCCATGGTTATGCTGCCCGTAAATTTGGGGATAACACTGCCTACATGCTGGGGCGGGTAAGCCTAAACCCAGCGAAACACATAGATCCTGTGGGCACCATTCTGATTCCCCTAGTACTCTTACTGACTGGATCACCCTTTTTAGTGGGGTACGCCAAACCAGTACCGGTTAATTTTGGACGCCTCAGAAATCCGAGGATCGACTCCATTTGGGTGGCCTTAGCAGGCCCTGGTTCTAATTTCATACAAGCGCTTATTTGGGCGATATTCTTGATAACGCTCTTGGGCTTTGGCATCAATGAGAAGTTTTTCACCTCCATGGCTCAAGCCGGTATCCTTTGGAATCTGGGCTTGTTAGTGTTTAACCTGTTCCCACTACCTCCACTAGATGGAGGCCGCATTCTCTCCAGCTTATTACCCCCACGCCAATCCATTGCCTTCGGAAAAATTGAGCCATGGGGATTTTTTATCGTCCTTGGCTTGGTATTTACAGGTGTCATTGGCAATCTTTGGATGGAGCCCTTAATGGCTTTTTTTAAAGGGGTCATCTACCTGATCACCTACCCACTGCAAATGCTTTTTTAAACTAGTTGTGCATTCTCATTCCTTCTGGAGTATGCTGACCAAACGCTATGTGACTTCCATCAACCAATTGATCTCAAGGGGATTTCCATGAAACTGCAGAAAATTTTATCTATCAGTACGGCCAGTGTTTTAACGATTAGCGCAGGAGTAGCATTGGCGCAATTTCAAAAACCAGAAGATGCCATTAAATACCGTCAGAGCGCATTTACGGTAATGGCCAATTCTTTTGGAAAAATTGGTGCTGTTGTTAAGGGCGAAGCCCCTTACAACAAAGATGAAGTCGCCAAGAATGCCGCAATTGTTGCAATGATGTCCACACTCCCATGGCAGGCTTTTGGTCCGGGCACTGAAGGTGGAAAAGCGCAATCAGATGTTTGGTCCGACAACGCTAAATTTAAAGCCGCTTCAGAAAAAATGCAGTTAGCCGTTGCAGATCTCAATAAAGCCGCTCAGTCCGGCGATCTAGAAAGTATCAAGAAGTCATTTGGTGCGGCAGGTGCAACTTGCAAAGGTTGTCATGATGATTTCAAGAAAAAATAATTACTTGCTAATCAAATAACCTACCGCTACTGCAATTAAACTCAATAGCAAAAGCGCAAGACCCCGTTGTAACACTCCATCCTTGGAGGCTTGACCCAAGTCATTAGGCAAATAATTTGCCTCCTCACTTGGGTCAATTTCTTTATCGCCACTGATCATGGGCTTGATTAAGTTTTCACCCTTAAATTTTTTGTAATACCAAATCGCCGCGATATGAATCGTAATAAGGGTCAGAATCACTACCTGGTTACCCTCATGAATTTCAGATAAAAACGAGCCAACTGAATCAGACACATATTTCGCTAAAGGCCCCTGGAATGACACCTCATCATCCACAAATAAGCCAGTAATCACTTGGACACATAAGACAAAAAGTAAAGCAAAAACAGATAGTGCTCCCAAGGGGTTATGCCCAAGAACACGGGGGGAGGTTCCATTCAAGTAATTGAGAATCGCTTCTTTGTTGGGGAAAAATGAAGCAAAACGCGCATGCCTAGAGCCAATAAAGCCCCAGACAATTCTGAAAATCAGCAAGACCAAAATACTGTAGCCACAGTAGGCGTGCCATTGAACAAATTCATCACCCATATTGATGGTGATGAAACTTCCAGCTATACAAAAGACTAGTAGCCAATGAAAGAGACGGATCGGCAAATCCCAAACACGGATAATTTTTTTCATACCTCAAGGATAAAGCAGCTTCTCCCTTACACTAAAAGAAATTCATGAATCCTGGCAAATCTTTTAGAACTCTACTGATCTATCGCATTGGCGCAACGCTGAGCTATCAAATTACGATGGTTGCGGTAGGTTGGCATCTTTACGAGATCACCAATAGCGTTGTTTCTCTAGGCTTAATTGGTCTTGCAGAGCTAGTTCCCTACTTTGTATTAGCCCTATATGCTGGTCATGCAGTTGATCATTACTCTCGAAAATGGATAGCTGCAATTGCCTGTCTCATACATATTGCAGTAGGCTTGTTTTTAACAGTTATCGCACTAGACTGGATTTCCCCTCCAGTGCCACTGATCTACACTGCGGTAGCTTTTATTGGCGTCGGTCGTGCTTTACTAAGACCATCCTATCAAGCGCTTTTTGGGCAAATCATCCCAAGAGATCAACTTCCACGCTACACAGCATATGCAACTTCTGCTTTTCAAATTTGCGTCGTGGCAGGGCCTGGATTGGGTGGACTCATGATCGGCTTTGCGGGATTGGAGTGGACTTACTTGCTTGCCGCTTTATGTGGGGCGATTGGCTTATATGGGATTACCTTTATTACTGCCGCACAAGAAAAAAATAGTGGCTTACCTCACCAATTCTTGAAAAGCTTTTTAGAAGGCTTTCATTACGTCAGAAAACATGAATTGATCTTAGGGATCATGGCACTTGATATGTTTGCCGTTCTCTTTGGTGGTGCAGTTTCTATTCTTCCAGCATTTGTTAAAGAGGTGCTCGATGCGGGACCAGAAACTTTAGGAATATTGCGCGCTGCACCCGCGGCAGGAGCGGTGATAACAGGAATGTACCTAGCTCGCCATCCCATCCTAACCAATTCGGGAAGACATCTTCTCCTTTCCGTTGCAGGATTTGGGGCAGCTATTATCGCCTTCGGAATTTCTAGCAATTTGTGGCTATGTGCCTTCTTCCTGTTTGCATCTGGATTTTTTGATACTGTATCTGTCGTGATTCGAGGAAGCATCATGCAACTGACGACCCCAGATCATATGCGCGGCAGAATTAGCGCCATCAATGGAATCTTTATCGGCTCATCGAATGAGTTGGGCGCTCTCGAATCTGGTATTGCGGCTAGCTTAATGGGTTTGGTGCCATCAATTGTCTTTGGTGGAGTAGCAACGATTGTCGTCGTATTAATAACGCATCGCCTTGCTCCACACCTTAGCAAGCTTCATCTAAAAGATATTTCTTAAGCCCCCTAGATATACCAACTTAAAACTTAACTGTTCACTTGCTATTTAATTTTTGGTAAATCTTTCTGGATAATTTTTAATCCAGCACGCAATGCTTCTTGGTAGCGCTCTCGTTCTGCTTTTATTGACTCAGCAGTCCAAGTAAAAAATCCCTCGCCAGTCTTCATACCAAACTTACCACTTGCAATGCGATCACTTAGGCATTTCGCTATTGTCGGAGAATTATTTAATGTGGGATAAATAGTTGCCCCACCAGCGCCGTGCACTTCTAGACCAGCATGATCTCTTTGCATCGCTGGCCCTGCCGCTATATAACGAAAGCCAAATCCAAACCGCACTGCCTTATCAATATCTTCAGGAGTGCATATACCCGCATCAACCATAGCAAAGGCCTCACGCGAAAGCGCATGCTGCAATCGATTCGCCAAGAATCCAGGAAGATCTTTTTTGACGGTGACTGGCACCATGCCACACGCTGTCATCAAACGTGAAAGACTTTCACCAACCATTGGTGAAGTCTTTTCACCATAAACAACTTCCACACAAGGCACTAAATGGGCAGGCATAAAGAAATGCAAACCAATCATTCTGGCTGCTGTCTTTAATCCGCTTGCAATCTCACTGATAGGAAAACTTGTACTATTGCTCGCCAATACCGCTTCCGGCTTTGCATACTTCTCCAGCTTGGCAAATAACTCTCGCTTGATATCCAAGCGCTCTGGGACGCACTCAATTACTAAATCGATATCAGACCAATCTACTTCTTCAAGCGTTCCTGCAACACTAAGAAGATGAACACGGTGCTCATAACCAAGTTCAGCCATCGTATTGGCGAAGTAATCGGGCAATAGCGCACGTCGTTCTGTTGTTGGTTCAACCACTTGTACCGCGCAACCGCCGCGAGCACATACCGCCGCAACATCTGCGCCCATAGTGCCGCCCCCGACAATGACCACCTTCGTTTCGGCTGGGGTAAATAACATGCATTTCTCCTAAAGGGCTGCGGACTTTTTCTTAAAAATCCTCTTACAATGAGGCCATTATTCCAATAAAAAAGTTAGTGAGACATGATCCCCGTCAATTCGGTGCTGCAGGTCGGCCATTTCCCTGAAATTATGCAGGCAGAGATTGATCGTCGCCTTAGTCCTGCTCGCCATTTAGATATTCACGCAGCTCCCCCTGTTGGCAATTTTCAAGCGGTTTTGATTCGCTCCAACCTCAAGCTTCCAGAAGATCTTCTTAGACAAATCCCAAGCATACGGATGGTAGCAACCTGCGGGGTTGGCTACGATAACCTTCCCTTGGACTATCTAAAGGAACATGGGATTAAGGCGAGCAATACGCCTGGTGTTCTTAACGATGCCGTTTGTGAGCTTGCAGTAGGAATGATGTTGGCCCTACTACGCAAGCTTCCTGAGGCGCAGGAGTACGTTAAAAGTGCCGCTTGGTCTAAGGCTCCTTTTAAGCTGACCACCACCCTTGCTGGGAAACGCATTGGTATTGTAGGTATGGGTCGTATTGGACAAGATCTCGCAAAACGTTTAGAGCCCTTTAAGGTTGAAATTGCGTATTCGGGACCACATAAAAAAACCTTACCGTATACCTATTATCAAAATATTCAGGATTTAGCCAAAGCATGTGATGTCTTATTTTTAGCTTGCCCTGCTACAGCCGAGACTAATCAGCTCGTAAATAGTGAAGTCTTAGAGGCATTGGGCCCAGCTGGCTACTTAATCAATATTGCACGAGGGAGCGTCGTAGATGAAAACGCCCTTTTAGATGCACTGCAACATAAAAAAATTGCCGGCGCCGCATTGGATGTTTTTGAAAACGAACCTAATCCAAACGCCGCTTTTTTAAATCTTGATAATGTATTGTTAACACCCCACATTGGTAGTGCTACCTCGGAAACACGGATAGCCATGACGAATTTAGCTGTAGATAATTTAGAAGCCTTCTTTAAACAACAACCACTTCCTTCAGAAGTAAATAACTAAATGGAGCCAGTATGACGATTTCTCTGCACCCTTCCACCTTACCTGCGGTGTTATCACCTGTACTGACACCATTTAAGGCAGACGGCAGCCCAGATGCTCCAAAGCTTTTAAAGCAGTGTCAATGGCTTGAAGCCAATGGTGTTGGGCAAGCAATCTTTGGTACGAATTCTGAAGCGAATTCAATGTCTGCCCCACAAAAAATGAGTACCTTAACCGCATTAATTGAAGGCGGTCTCAATCCAGAACATATGATGCCAGGCACAGGCGCCACCTCTATTGATGCAACCGTCAACATGACACGCCATGCAGTCAATCACAAATGTGCGGGCGTACTTATGTTGCCGCCTTTCTACTATAAGGATGTTTCTGATGATGGTCTGTTTGCTTATTTTTCTGAAGTGATTCAAAAAATAGGTAGCACTGCACTACAGATCTATATCTACAACATTCCACCAGTAACTAAGATTAATTTGAGCCTCTCATTGCTTGAGCGCTTAACAAAAGAATATCCAAAAACTGTCGTAGGCATGAAGGATAGCTCTGGCGATTGGTCTTACACTGAATCCGTCATTAAATTACTCGCTCCTTCTGGTTTCCGTGTTTATGCGGGTAGCGAAGTATTTTTAATGCGTGCCTTACGTGCTGGTGGCGTGGGCTGCATTTCAGCTACTGCCAATGTGAACCCGAAGGCAATCGCAGATCTTGCCGCTCATTGGAGAGAATCTAATGCTGATGATCGCCAAGCAAGCTTAGATCAAGTACGCGGAGTTTTTGCAAAGTATCAAATGATTGCAGGCATGAAAACTGCTGTAGCACATTACAGTAAAGACCCAGAGTGGCTCAGAGTTCGCCCACCACTAATGCAATTAAGTGCTGAGCAACAAGCTCAACTACTCAGCGAGTTACAACAGATTAACTTCAGTATGCCTGGTCTGTAATATAAAAATAAACAATTCCTAGGAGACAACAATGAAATTACTTAAATTCATTGCCATATCACTAAGTTTTATTTGTGCAAGCGTCAGTGCCCAAAACATCTCTATTGCAACCGGCGGAACAGGTGGGGTTTATTACCCCATGGGTGGTGGTCTAGCTTCAGTACTTTCCAGCAAAGTACCAGGAATGTCTGCCACTGCAGAAGTAACTGGAGGCTCAGTAGATAACTTGAACCTAATTGGCACTGGAAAACCTTATGTAGGTTTTTCAATGGCAGATGCTGCTAAAGATGCTCAAGTTGGCGAAGGCAAGTTCGCTGGCAAAAAGATGGATTTACGGACCTTGGTTGTTCTTTACCCAAACCTCATGCATGTTGTCACCG
Encoded here:
- a CDS encoding tripartite tricarboxylate transporter substrate binding protein — protein: MRILQNFSICVIGLLSIFSGASFAQSNYPNKPINFIVPYGAGGGSDSRSRQIAQKMSVILKQPIIVDNKPGAGGNIGTEFIARAAPDGYTIGMGNFAPMAVNKTLFGNLRYDPETDLTPIILIEKGPLVLVVNPNSPYKTVQDIVAAAKAKPGVLTFSSGGIGGSHQLSAELFKQNAGIDMIHVPYKSGSAGLTDLMAGNVTMMFDQMYSAMPSIKADKLRPIAITSKKRSPLLPNVPTFAEAGYPKVEVLNWQGLIAPKGTPKPIIDKLNAAANEALKDPQLRELMLSQGNEIGGGSPAEFAALIKAEAAKWSAVVKTANIKPE
- the crcB gene encoding fluoride efflux transporter CrcB; this translates as MWVSILAIFFGAGLGALLRAGFNFLTVGFASVIPMGTLISNLVGGYLVGLAVAFFGNNPQLSPEWRLLVVTGFLGGLTTFSSFSAEVVGFIQRGEFTWALGTALLHLIGSLVLTFLGILTYQALK
- the ygiD gene encoding 4,5-DOPA dioxygenase extradiol — translated: MTSHRQPAVFAGHGSPMYAIEPNRYTAAWTALGKSLKRPDAVLVISAHWVTRGTWVTAMKNPKTIHDFGGFPQALFDIQYPAPGSPALADRVQELLSVPVVLEENEWGIDHGAWSILKYIYPNADVPVVQLSLDGSMSAREHYELAKQLRPLRDENILILSSGNIVHNLRTIHWQDGAEPYPWAKDFNEFFASEIHANHHDQLIDWGRYGEAAHLSIPTAEHYWPALYTLALQQEDERAKVFIDGIEMSSISMLGFSIQ
- a CDS encoding site-2 protease family protein, yielding MITDYSIQAVAINAIPLIFAITIHEAAHGYAARKFGDNTAYMLGRVSLNPAKHIDPVGTILIPLVLLLTGSPFLVGYAKPVPVNFGRLRNPRIDSIWVALAGPGSNFIQALIWAIFLITLLGFGINEKFFTSMAQAGILWNLGLLVFNLFPLPPLDGGRILSSLLPPRQSIAFGKIEPWGFFIVLGLVFTGVIGNLWMEPLMAFFKGVIYLITYPLQMLF
- a CDS encoding cytochrome c — its product is MKLQKILSISTASVLTISAGVALAQFQKPEDAIKYRQSAFTVMANSFGKIGAVVKGEAPYNKDEVAKNAAIVAMMSTLPWQAFGPGTEGGKAQSDVWSDNAKFKAASEKMQLAVADLNKAAQSGDLESIKKSFGAAGATCKGCHDDFKKK
- a CDS encoding cytochrome b/b6 domain-containing protein, giving the protein MKKIIRVWDLPIRLFHWLLVFCIAGSFITINMGDEFVQWHAYCGYSILVLLIFRIVWGFIGSRHARFASFFPNKEAILNYLNGTSPRVLGHNPLGALSVFALLFVLCVQVITGLFVDDEVSFQGPLAKYVSDSVGSFLSEIHEGNQVVILTLITIHIAAIWYYKKFKGENLIKPMISGDKEIDPSEEANYLPNDLGQASKDGVLQRGLALLLLSLIAVAVGYLISK
- a CDS encoding MFS transporter, with the protein product MNPGKSFRTLLIYRIGATLSYQITMVAVGWHLYEITNSVVSLGLIGLAELVPYFVLALYAGHAVDHYSRKWIAAIACLIHIAVGLFLTVIALDWISPPVPLIYTAVAFIGVGRALLRPSYQALFGQIIPRDQLPRYTAYATSAFQICVVAGPGLGGLMIGFAGLEWTYLLAALCGAIGLYGITFITAAQEKNSGLPHQFLKSFLEGFHYVRKHELILGIMALDMFAVLFGGAVSILPAFVKEVLDAGPETLGILRAAPAAGAVITGMYLARHPILTNSGRHLLLSVAGFGAAIIAFGISSNLWLCAFFLFASGFFDTVSVVIRGSIMQLTTPDHMRGRISAINGIFIGSSNELGALESGIAASLMGLVPSIVFGGVATIVVVLITHRLAPHLSKLHLKDIS
- a CDS encoding 3-hydroxyacyl-CoA dehydrogenase family protein; its protein translation is MLFTPAETKVVIVGGGTMGADVAAVCARGGCAVQVVEPTTERRALLPDYFANTMAELGYEHRVHLLSVAGTLEEVDWSDIDLVIECVPERLDIKRELFAKLEKYAKPEAVLASNSTSFPISEIASGLKTAARMIGLHFFMPAHLVPCVEVVYGEKTSPMVGESLSRLMTACGMVPVTVKKDLPGFLANRLQHALSREAFAMVDAGICTPEDIDKAVRFGFGFRYIAAGPAMQRDHAGLEVHGAGGATIYPTLNNSPTIAKCLSDRIASGKFGMKTGEGFFTWTAESIKAERERYQEALRAGLKIIQKDLPKIK
- a CDS encoding 2-hydroxyacid dehydrogenase, producing MIPVNSVLQVGHFPEIMQAEIDRRLSPARHLDIHAAPPVGNFQAVLIRSNLKLPEDLLRQIPSIRMVATCGVGYDNLPLDYLKEHGIKASNTPGVLNDAVCELAVGMMLALLRKLPEAQEYVKSAAWSKAPFKLTTTLAGKRIGIVGMGRIGQDLAKRLEPFKVEIAYSGPHKKTLPYTYYQNIQDLAKACDVLFLACPATAETNQLVNSEVLEALGPAGYLINIARGSVVDENALLDALQHKKIAGAALDVFENEPNPNAAFLNLDNVLLTPHIGSATSETRIAMTNLAVDNLEAFFKQQPLPSEVNN
- a CDS encoding dihydrodipicolinate synthase family protein, which encodes MTISLHPSTLPAVLSPVLTPFKADGSPDAPKLLKQCQWLEANGVGQAIFGTNSEANSMSAPQKMSTLTALIEGGLNPEHMMPGTGATSIDATVNMTRHAVNHKCAGVLMLPPFYYKDVSDDGLFAYFSEVIQKIGSTALQIYIYNIPPVTKINLSLSLLERLTKEYPKTVVGMKDSSGDWSYTESVIKLLAPSGFRVYAGSEVFLMRALRAGGVGCISATANVNPKAIADLAAHWRESNADDRQASLDQVRGVFAKYQMIAGMKTAVAHYSKDPEWLRVRPPLMQLSAEQQAQLLSELQQINFSMPGL